The window TGTCCCAGAATAGACCAAACCAGAGAGACAGACAACAGATCgctggttaccaggggctgacgGAAGGTGAATGGGGAGTGACAGGGTCTCCTTtcagagtgatgaaaatattctggaactaATGGGGTTCGTGTGAATGCAcgaaatgccactgaactgtaagCTTTAAAACGAGTAATTTTATGCTTTGTGAATTTTGTctcaactgaaaaatacaaaagcccTCTTGAAAGCAAACCGATACACCTGTGAGAAGTGTCACAgaacttttcagtttgaaacttcAGTTTGTGATGCACCAGAGATGTGACAATCACAGGGGCCTGGGTAGTGACCACACAGTTGTGGACACTGGGTGACACTTCATCAAGCTGAACATAGACACTTGCGCCTGAgactctgtttccccatctgtaaggtGGGCATCTGAAAGCTACACGTGATCAAGGCTACGTGCTCCCTGTCATCACTGTTTCTACATTACGTCATCTTCAGCCCGTTCTCCATTTCTCCCAGTAAATCTGAGTCCCACGGACccgttttgttttgattttttttgcttctaatgTATATTAATTAGGGTAGGTTGAGTGCTGGAGTCAACAACCAGAAAATCTCGGTGTCTGAACACAATGAAAGTCCACACCCACCAGtctgatggaggtggtggtgctGTGTGAGGAGCTGCTGGCTTAGAAGTGCAAGCTGGTGGAAGTCACACAGAGTGTGGCAGGGAGGCAGGTCGCGCTGCTTCCCCGCACGCCTGGCAGATTCTGATCTGCTGCAGGTTAAGTGCTTACCAGAGCCCAGCAGTCCCCCCCGGCCTGGGCACTATGGAAACACAGTGGGTCTGCATACTGTCAGCGAGCTCCGGTTTGCCCTATGTAAACCTAACCTTGGAAATGTTATTTTGAACAAGGGGTCTTTAAGAGTCCTGAGATTTTGGATTTGGTTGCTGCCCTGTCCTACAAAACTCACCTCCTGAGTTCTGAATTCTGATTGGTTATCTTACTTGACAGTGGGCTGTCCCTGAATACTCCTTGACTGCCCTTTAGGGATTTGCCAAGCAGTGTAAATGCAGGTTGGATTCCCTGTGCAAACAGAAGATGGGATTCCCATGCTTCTTCCCCACAAACATGGAGGTGCTAAAGGGACTGCGGAGTCATTCATGAAAATGCTGACGACCTGGGCTCAACTAAGCGACCCCCACGCAGCAGGGAGAAAGCATTCCTCAGAAGGCAGTCAGGTTCAGAGCAAGGAAGCTGCACGGAGGGGCCCTGTGCCCCGACTTAGCTCTGAGCCCGGGGAAAGGGATCAGGGCTGGCGAGGCGGGTCCAGTCCTGATGCCCCCTTCAGCAGACAGGGACCAGCAGGGCCCCTCCCTGACTGAGGATGGCCACCTGCCTCATTTGCCAGTAGAGGGCCAGGCGGGCAGGCAACAATGGTCAGGGGACTAGCCCTCTCCCCTCGGGGCTCATTCCTGGAGCGGAACACTGACCGCCCCGCTCCAGGCCAAGGTGGCAGGCAGGAGGGGCTCCACCTCACCTGTGTTTCTCCTCCTGAAGGGATTCCAGTGACACCTGCAGGTCCGTCAGGTACCTCTCCTTTAGGCTCTGACAGGACACCTGGAGGCTGAGGTGGAACTTCTTGATTTCTTGCAGCTCTTCCTTCATCCTCTGCCACGGCAGGGCTTGCTGCTGGGCCACACGCTTGGTCTTGAAGGGCCTCCCCGGCTGCAAGGCTGGGCAGTGACTCTCCAGAGGGAAGTGTCCGATGACATGAGACAGGCTAGTGGACGGGCAATCCGCCCCAACTGGCTCGGGGGACTCTGAACCCAGGGCCCTCTCACTGGGCTGCTCGCAGTCATCAAGGCTGCTGTCTGCCCTCAGCACTAAGCCCTTGGGCCTGcagccctcctccagctcctgcagctgCTGGTGACACTGGCAGAGCCTTCGCTCGATCTGGGCGATGGTGGCAGAGGTGCGCTGGTTCACCTTCTCGAAGGCCTGCCGGATGTGGGGGGCCTGGTGCCGGTCGGCTTTGGACACCAGCTCGAGGTAGCCCACGGTGTTCTCATCCCGGCTGGCCCTCTCCACCCTCAGCTGCTCTGAGAGGTAGAGGATGCGGTGCTTGATGCTGGCCTCTAAGTTCCGGGCCAGCTCCCCATCTGAGAGGCTGCAGTGGCCACTGGGGCCATCCTCACTGGATGACAGGGATCTGCATGAGGGAACATCAGAGGGGAGGGCTGCAGTTGGGCTCTTGGTGTGTTCTGCCTGCAATGGGAAACAAGAATCACAAAATATGCACTTTTGTGACATACACAGGAGGAGGACTGGACACGTTATT is drawn from Camelus ferus isolate YT-003-E chromosome X, BCGSAC_Cfer_1.0, whole genome shotgun sequence and contains these coding sequences:
- the TEX28 gene encoding testis-specific protein TEX28, giving the protein MSQKCIFCDSCFPLQAEHTKSPTAALPSDVPSCRSLSSSEDGPSGHCSLSDGELARNLEASIKHRILYLSEQLRVERASRDENTVGYLELVSKADRHQAPHIRQAFEKVNQRTSATIAQIERRLCQCHQQLQELEEGCRPKGLVLRADSSLDDCEQPSERALGSESPEPVGADCPSTSLSHVIGHFPLESHCPALQPGRPFKTKRVAQQQALPWQRMKEELQEIKKFHLSLQVSCQSLKERYLTDLQVSLESLQEEKHRQALMEGQVNVHLQGHLDEIYCLKQNLACTEEKMAYLSYERAKEIWEVMETFKNRISKLESVQQVTQVAMTEKLRCRPQDLMFRFASLILTLAALLLVLVSTVCACPLPLVNSHLRTCTTLVLIGLGALAWQKRHAFPTTDWQAWVPARWRQSAKDSKPLSHGP